A portion of the Segatella copri DSM 18205 genome contains these proteins:
- a CDS encoding ParA family protein, translating into MDNKIILFSNLKGGVGKSCLSVLFSTYLHEQGIPVMVVDADIQQSIFRHRQRELSENPYAALPWQLQPFNSDDLETVKSVIESLKQVPACIVVDCPGNINDRALGMFYQGADVAVTPVRYDSDNLDATQIFAEVFKSVSKARMFFIPNSIAAVEERRNEVQEARESAKNLLGPYGTLTPRIKQSVVVKCYSTILPLTTYQRNAVKFAFEPIIDYIKK; encoded by the coding sequence ATGGATAATAAGATTATTCTATTCTCAAACCTGAAGGGTGGGGTCGGAAAAAGTTGCCTGTCGGTGCTTTTCTCTACCTACCTTCATGAGCAGGGCATTCCGGTTATGGTGGTTGATGCTGACATTCAGCAGTCAATCTTCCGTCACCGTCAGCGCGAGTTGTCGGAGAACCCGTATGCCGCTCTACCCTGGCAGCTCCAGCCATTCAATTCTGATGACTTGGAAACTGTCAAGTCTGTGATTGAGTCGCTAAAGCAGGTTCCTGCTTGTATCGTCGTTGATTGCCCTGGCAATATCAATGACCGTGCACTTGGTATGTTCTATCAGGGTGCAGATGTTGCCGTGACTCCTGTTCGTTATGACAGCGACAATCTGGATGCTACCCAGATATTCGCTGAGGTATTCAAGAGTGTGAGCAAGGCGAGGATGTTCTTCATTCCCAACAGCATTGCAGCAGTTGAGGAGCGGAGAAACGAGGTGCAGGAGGCACGTGAGTCCGCCAAGAATCTGCTGGGGCCTTATGGAACGCTGACACCTCGCATCAAGCAAAGCGTTGTTGTGAAGTGCTACAGTACCATACTGCCATTGACCACGTATCAGCGTAATGCCGTGAAGTTTGCATTCGAACCTATCATTGACTATATCAAGAAGTAG
- a CDS encoding retropepsin-like domain-containing protein has protein sequence MEKFTAKLRDIQETKFPIVKAAFKGKDEQIYIGVMMIDTGSVNCILNKSVLPNLNDDAPIEGKTMKIHSVQGRGVECQGYSLSFRIGNGVFSDTFYVNKEMDFDQMFDGPFIGIIGHEFLRRNNMVLDYETETLHASEGSIKGNPEDYAFFFTMSYGLKQYNIPVVGLVYGDKEYLMVADSGANDTVITKHLMDDAGICVRHLDNEGTVTCFTTDTLETALYDVTLSIISVGGTPECPKLYTQNDKVQVISNCQYIMDGLKDAEGNDLMPISGMLSSNFMHKNKWVLDFGTGVMFQRKDE, from the coding sequence ATGGAGAAATTCACAGCAAAACTGAGAGACATACAAGAGACGAAATTCCCAATTGTCAAAGCTGCATTCAAGGGAAAGGATGAGCAGATTTACATCGGTGTCATGATGATAGACACCGGTTCGGTAAACTGTATTCTGAACAAGTCTGTTCTTCCTAATCTCAATGACGATGCTCCCATAGAGGGGAAAACGATGAAGATTCATTCTGTACAAGGTAGAGGTGTGGAGTGTCAAGGTTATTCGTTGTCATTTCGCATAGGTAATGGAGTGTTCTCCGATACCTTCTATGTCAACAAGGAAATGGACTTTGATCAGATGTTCGACGGCCCATTCATCGGCATCATTGGGCATGAGTTTCTAAGGCGCAACAACATGGTGCTTGACTACGAGACGGAAACATTACATGCTTCAGAAGGATCTATTAAAGGCAATCCAGAGGATTATGCGTTCTTCTTCACGATGTCATACGGATTAAAGCAGTACAACATTCCTGTCGTAGGACTTGTCTATGGCGATAAGGAGTATCTGATGGTGGCAGATTCTGGAGCAAATGATACGGTCATAACAAAGCACTTGATGGATGATGCAGGAATCTGTGTAAGACATTTGGATAACGAGGGAACTGTAACCTGTTTTACCACAGATACGTTGGAAACTGCATTGTACGATGTCACGTTGAGCATCATCAGCGTGGGTGGAACTCCAGAATGCCCTAAGCTATACACTCAAAACGACAAAGTACAGGTCATCAGCAATTGCCAATATATAATGGACGGTTTGAAGGATGCAGAAGGCAATGACCTCATGCCTATCTCAGGCATGTTGTCTTCGAACTTCATGCACAAGAACAAGTGGGTGCTGGACTTTGGAACAGGGGTGATGTTCCAGAGGAAGGATGAGTGA
- a CDS encoding AAA family ATPase codes for MQNTQIDPQNHEQQLAYELVANTNSSFFLTGRAGTGKTTFLHNVQKLVGKQFITLAPTGVAAILAGGDTIHSFFGLPMEVCTPGTCGKMNEARILTLLHADTIIIDEVSMVRCDVMDAIDYTMRKALRNNMPFGGKQMIFVGDMFQLPPVVKQGPEKDLLKDLYHTDDFFFYKSDAIKRMRLVKIEFQKVYRQDDEHFLHILENVRMNKVTPENIMHLNGRVHTPGEEDGAVITLASINKTADKINLQRLEEIDAEEFVYEGTVDGTFEEKRFPVELKLRLKVGAQVMFTRNDQQKRWANGTLGKVTKLNKDEISVTLNNGETYVVPCCSWESYSYDYNKEERKMKKELTGTFTQYPLKLAWAITVHKSQGMTFDKLSLDLSRGMFAAGQLYVALSRVRTLEGLYLSKNVIPQYAHTSREVLTYASEYNNEQQIGNEIESGKAVYGALQQNDYDEAAKQYLMLVAKKAEDGDFKEAMQQAKRFLDILVCDEHLYGTIEGVPESLHRSNHWAPKYIAALLSLYAQKYEDALALIGEVLEGHQCAEALYVKSRALAKLERYTEADETNCQLANVFEMATPDAKVLFMIAMLNEMHIGDPGLDLMRKLVEARPKYDLGILALRTLMQKHGLQLDKLSDNNCELVDLFNSDATEEEFLAQLKVCREKVPKAIAYLIRRIKKQEFNEEQPIEE; via the coding sequence ATGCAGAACACACAGATAGACCCACAGAACCACGAGCAGCAACTTGCATACGAGCTTGTTGCCAATACAAACTCCAGTTTCTTCCTCACAGGACGTGCTGGTACCGGTAAGACAACCTTCCTCCACAATGTGCAGAAGTTGGTCGGAAAACAGTTCATCACCCTTGCGCCAACAGGTGTGGCAGCTATCCTTGCCGGTGGTGATACCATTCACTCTTTCTTCGGTCTTCCGATGGAGGTTTGCACTCCTGGAACCTGCGGAAAGATGAACGAAGCAAGAATCCTCACCCTCCTCCATGCAGATACCATCATCATCGATGAGGTGTCGATGGTAAGATGTGACGTGATGGATGCCATCGACTACACCATGCGTAAGGCACTCAGAAACAACATGCCATTCGGAGGCAAGCAGATGATCTTCGTGGGCGACATGTTCCAGTTGCCTCCTGTGGTGAAGCAAGGTCCAGAAAAAGACTTGCTGAAGGACTTGTACCATACAGATGACTTTTTCTTCTACAAGTCGGATGCCATCAAGCGCATGCGATTGGTGAAGATTGAGTTCCAGAAGGTGTACCGTCAGGATGATGAACACTTCCTTCACATCTTGGAAAACGTCCGCATGAACAAGGTGACACCCGAGAACATCATGCACCTCAATGGTCGTGTACACACACCAGGCGAGGAAGATGGTGCTGTCATTACCCTAGCTTCCATCAACAAGACTGCCGACAAGATCAACCTTCAGCGACTGGAGGAGATTGACGCAGAGGAGTTCGTATACGAAGGTACAGTTGACGGAACCTTTGAGGAGAAACGCTTCCCTGTAGAGTTGAAACTTCGCCTGAAGGTTGGTGCTCAGGTGATGTTTACACGCAACGACCAGCAGAAACGTTGGGCAAACGGTACGCTCGGAAAGGTGACTAAGCTCAACAAGGACGAGATTAGCGTTACGCTCAACAATGGCGAGACGTATGTTGTGCCTTGTTGCTCATGGGAATCGTACAGCTACGACTACAACAAGGAAGAGCGCAAAATGAAGAAGGAACTAACAGGTACCTTCACCCAATACCCTCTGAAGTTGGCATGGGCGATAACGGTACACAAGAGCCAAGGCATGACCTTTGACAAACTCTCGCTCGACCTGAGCCGAGGTATGTTTGCAGCAGGACAGCTCTACGTAGCACTCAGCCGTGTGCGTACGCTGGAAGGTCTTTACCTCTCGAAGAACGTCATTCCTCAGTATGCCCACACCAGTCGTGAAGTGCTCACTTACGCAAGCGAGTACAACAACGAACAGCAGATTGGCAACGAGATCGAGAGTGGCAAGGCTGTCTATGGCGCTCTTCAGCAGAACGACTACGATGAGGCTGCCAAACAGTACCTGATGCTCGTGGCAAAGAAGGCTGAGGATGGCGACTTCAAGGAGGCGATGCAGCAGGCAAAGCGTTTCCTGGACATACTGGTGTGTGACGAACATCTGTATGGGACAATAGAGGGCGTACCAGAAAGTCTTCACCGCTCAAATCATTGGGCTCCGAAGTACATTGCAGCCTTGTTGAGTCTCTACGCTCAGAAGTACGAGGATGCCTTGGCTCTCATCGGTGAGGTCCTAGAAGGTCATCAATGTGCGGAGGCTTTGTACGTGAAGTCGCGCGCTTTGGCAAAGCTTGAACGCTACACGGAAGCTGACGAAACGAACTGCCAGTTGGCGAATGTGTTCGAGATGGCAACACCTGACGCAAAGGTACTCTTCATGATTGCCATGCTCAATGAGATGCACATTGGTGATCCAGGTCTTGATCTCATGCGAAAGCTGGTGGAAGCACGGCCAAAGTACGACCTCGGCATCCTTGCCTTGCGCACATTGATGCAGAAGCATGGCCTGCAGCTCGACAAATTGTCGGACAACAACTGCGAGTTGGTGGATCTCTTCAACTCTGATGCTACAGAAGAGGAGTTCCTTGCCCAACTGAAGGTGTGTCGCGAGAAAGTACCAAAAGCAATTGCTTACCTGATTCGCCGAATCAAGAAGCAGGAGTTCAACGAAGAGCAACCCATCGAGGAATGA
- a CDS encoding helix-turn-helix transcriptional regulator, with product MQRMNLFDGESYKAEFAIVTYRWLMSRRWVTYADIMADRLGCSTEELPANLSNCEGYGELKKTVGIVKKAICEKVGNDCFEEEGNNRNKRFRYVGKDNDPLADMRNAKAINNLRQYWKFCQDSAGFFPKSWLEYFFKDCQDLLDMKAKRQKGEQVISASLDRILTNIEYLPSLYEAITNKTVLEIDYKPFDEEEVTLMFHPHYLKEYNGRWHLFGHTEGREPEYGYNIALDRIQSKPRERSRIEYVSAPKHFYDGFFEDIVGVSHMKDAEKEHIIIRARSLYIYKLMDTKPLHQSYTVVKPYALYEDGEYAEFSVDVEPNNEFYGRILQMGAGLEVISPESVRDEMAQRVRELATLYPKNE from the coding sequence ATGCAACGCATGAATCTCTTTGATGGCGAAAGTTATAAGGCAGAATTTGCCATAGTAACCTATCGGTGGCTTATGAGTCGCCGATGGGTTACTTATGCGGATATTATGGCAGACAGATTGGGATGTTCTACAGAAGAACTACCCGCAAACCTATCCAACTGCGAAGGTTATGGCGAGCTGAAGAAGACTGTTGGCATAGTAAAGAAGGCTATCTGCGAGAAGGTTGGGAACGATTGCTTTGAAGAGGAAGGGAATAACCGAAATAAGCGTTTCCGTTATGTAGGCAAGGACAATGATCCTCTCGCAGATATGCGAAACGCTAAGGCTATAAATAATCTGCGTCAGTACTGGAAGTTCTGTCAGGATTCTGCTGGGTTCTTCCCTAAATCATGGTTGGAGTATTTCTTCAAAGATTGTCAGGACTTGCTGGACATGAAAGCCAAACGACAAAAGGGAGAACAGGTAATAAGTGCAAGTCTTGATCGTATTCTGACCAACATAGAGTACCTGCCATCGTTGTATGAAGCCATCACAAACAAAACTGTACTGGAGATTGACTACAAACCTTTCGATGAGGAAGAGGTCACGCTGATGTTCCACCCACACTACCTGAAGGAGTATAACGGCAGATGGCATCTGTTCGGTCATACAGAAGGAAGGGAGCCGGAGTATGGCTATAACATTGCTCTTGACAGAATACAGTCAAAGCCTCGTGAGAGGTCAAGAATAGAATATGTGTCAGCACCAAAGCATTTCTATGATGGGTTCTTTGAGGACATCGTTGGCGTGAGTCACATGAAAGATGCAGAGAAGGAGCATATTATTATACGTGCGCGATCATTATATATTTATAAGTTGATGGACACGAAGCCTCTTCATCAGAGTTACACCGTTGTTAAGCCATACGCCCTATATGAAGATGGTGAGTATGCTGAGTTTTCTGTTGATGTTGAGCCGAACAACGAGTTCTACGGACGCATACTTCAAATGGGAGCAGGATTGGAGGTGATTTCACCAGAATCTGTTAGAGATGAAATGGCACAACGGGTGCGTGAATTAGCAACTTTATACCCCAAGAATGAATAG
- a CDS encoding tetratricopeptide repeat protein, translating to MENIQEQLKEQYNMSIEFYNKGDYEHYFFHTRKSIELIGKFLIYDTMKIKGEEEMASKIIAGDSSFDLDFRNKVCNLVQIPQPREPEGSFFITLAKSTMYYAFPTLFDPGQFPKSKRIKVKIDTCLDYMIEYYNTSSEVVMHTADSSLDEKTQADSCATFFVKAFNDLKTQVSEEAAVFFASLDMPIKNEIKPDINIEKAIHVSNDFSILDNITHNLEQSTDDYYVALLPETLQDNYGQTLKAGRLQDVFRLDWHFIVDLNKKTSDGLYEQAPSFKKSSIRIITDNISEVTGASNLTNWLFAKGRVDLGGLDDRTTLKNTPKLFSKTFAKLVKTGLTKDYIIFDFSNNAFGLTEKLFLKLEDVFEDWDAVANRCKIISFTSNLAYKEKLEEWAEYSGVQVFFVEATFADFLVHVSEIKPQKEINATKLLLRGKSLDISEAKERYHAAGIDFYCPTKDNSEKSQWDFYSGAEITWEELEQQCDVQRDLYRIVRSKVTDLIRTIRKTSIFTLRHRPGSGATTLAKRLGYDITKDDESGLLSCTVVDIKNCSNLRITDQYLCQLSEKTENTPILAMVESKHIGREKFDYLVKRMSDAGKKVVFFYIEPFTGSYHTPKDNVVLLESSLKANELLRFEDKYKQLGLNESLLENQKRQHNNLEVVDFPLMLRDNKTSQNLGSYVQEWMGVLPDNLVKFCAFVGFVFKYSDLGVNQTLLKSIWKIEGKFSIMSYPPEVVNAIKKILIEETVEGSNTGIWRPRYNRFSTFILGAYKSNWEAGLSEIAKEFISLCQAAGELGSDDKDMLYSVFVIRKNADYRALEDKAANIRNKFSLLVKDLNDIERAESLFHSLVEAFPEDAVFRGHFARFLYEKANMSKFITVDDRLFIDAQDQLHQAFDINPDDTDLYHMQGMLLRRRINALTKMFHRDLQTKEFEEIDVRGIRDCLEDWVQQAYEAFEKSIQLSPASPYGYAAESQLFKEAIEFGQKLLQATDYTFCETDYVFSDYTEKLGVVLDMFEQICYAFKNDGLTQILNSYYIYESVRAYHENLVGRSKESIDKYRKMYNNASEEKKLFYGNLLLKSIVYSKTSTKNTRKAYRNLTRQERKEIEGILEFQKNKGDVKSFETMFMLKLYGNEEYSLDEAIDLLKEWESQYDENSQLGWGYLNACFYLAVCYCAKSIKRAVPNLELTSLASTYFRKSEDFAKRFDKGTVLPQCYLGERDDIHCIIDKNMKDTDADTVTGVIHHIHNNKGILKMLCGVEVTFNAKGFEILHDEGQTLRGVLGFSYSGPGLYDFRPENVVNSSEIYDEQDETETTFEELEKSYVPTEVLIEEEPTAEEIETKEATVLQPRVVGTIDLSKFKEKTIDKDGKKNLHGFINDRRDRISTRTLTYIVDRNNGFAPDCNPSQYDYRDNEEVVFDIFETINPKTNLPFGFAINIRPACEE from the coding sequence ATGGAAAATATTCAAGAACAATTAAAGGAACAATATAACATGTCCATAGAATTCTATAACAAGGGAGACTATGAGCATTACTTCTTTCATACAAGAAAAAGTATAGAATTAATCGGAAAATTTCTGATATACGATACTATGAAAATCAAGGGTGAAGAAGAGATGGCTTCAAAAATTATAGCCGGAGATAGTTCTTTTGACCTTGATTTTCGCAACAAAGTATGCAACTTGGTACAAATACCCCAACCAAGAGAGCCAGAAGGTTCTTTCTTTATAACTCTTGCAAAGTCGACCATGTACTATGCTTTCCCGACTCTTTTTGATCCAGGACAGTTTCCGAAGTCAAAAAGAATCAAGGTAAAAATAGACACCTGCCTGGATTATATGATAGAGTACTACAATACATCAAGTGAAGTAGTAATGCATACAGCAGATTCCTCTTTAGACGAAAAAACTCAGGCTGATTCTTGCGCAACATTTTTCGTAAAGGCATTTAACGATTTAAAAACGCAGGTAAGCGAAGAGGCTGCAGTATTCTTTGCATCTCTTGATATGCCTATAAAAAACGAAATAAAGCCAGACATTAATATTGAAAAAGCCATTCACGTAAGCAATGATTTTTCAATACTGGACAACATAACACATAATCTAGAACAATCAACAGATGATTACTACGTAGCGCTTCTTCCAGAAACGTTACAAGATAACTACGGACAAACATTGAAAGCAGGAAGACTGCAAGACGTATTCCGTTTAGATTGGCATTTTATCGTTGATTTAAACAAAAAAACATCAGATGGTCTTTACGAGCAGGCTCCATCATTCAAAAAATCATCTATACGCATAATTACTGATAATATCAGCGAAGTAACAGGTGCTTCAAATCTCACTAATTGGTTATTTGCAAAGGGGCGTGTAGATTTGGGCGGATTGGACGATAGAACTACTTTAAAAAATACTCCCAAATTATTTTCTAAAACATTCGCAAAGCTTGTCAAGACAGGATTAACCAAAGACTATATTATTTTTGATTTTTCAAATAATGCATTTGGTCTTACAGAAAAACTTTTCTTGAAGTTAGAGGATGTTTTTGAAGATTGGGATGCTGTGGCTAACCGTTGTAAAATCATTTCATTTACAAGTAATCTCGCATACAAAGAGAAACTTGAGGAATGGGCGGAGTATTCTGGTGTACAGGTATTCTTTGTTGAAGCCACATTTGCAGATTTTTTAGTACATGTAAGTGAAATCAAGCCTCAAAAAGAAATCAACGCGACCAAACTACTATTAAGGGGCAAATCATTAGATATCTCTGAAGCAAAAGAACGATATCATGCAGCAGGTATTGATTTCTATTGCCCTACGAAGGATAATTCAGAAAAGTCACAATGGGATTTTTATTCTGGCGCTGAGATTACATGGGAAGAATTGGAACAACAATGTGACGTTCAACGAGACTTGTATAGAATCGTACGTTCAAAAGTAACAGATTTGATTCGTACAATTCGAAAAACATCCATTTTTACTCTTCGTCATAGGCCTGGCAGTGGCGCTACAACTTTAGCAAAAAGGCTTGGCTATGATATAACAAAGGATGATGAGAGTGGACTCTTGTCATGTACTGTTGTAGACATAAAGAATTGCAGCAACCTTCGTATAACCGACCAGTATTTGTGTCAACTTTCAGAGAAAACGGAAAACACTCCTATTCTAGCAATGGTAGAGTCTAAACATATTGGTAGAGAAAAATTTGACTATCTTGTAAAAAGGATGTCAGATGCAGGAAAGAAAGTTGTTTTCTTTTACATTGAGCCTTTCACTGGATCATACCATACACCAAAGGACAATGTTGTTCTGCTAGAATCATCATTAAAAGCAAATGAACTTCTGAGATTTGAAGATAAGTATAAACAACTAGGATTAAATGAGTCTCTTCTGGAAAATCAAAAGAGACAGCACAACAATTTAGAGGTCGTTGATTTCCCATTAATGCTCAGAGATAATAAAACCAGCCAAAATCTCGGTTCTTACGTACAAGAATGGATGGGCGTTTTGCCAGATAATTTAGTTAAATTTTGTGCATTCGTTGGCTTTGTATTTAAGTACTCTGACCTAGGCGTAAATCAAACATTGCTAAAATCAATATGGAAAATTGAAGGTAAATTTTCTATAATGTCATATCCTCCAGAAGTCGTAAATGCTATTAAGAAGATTTTGATAGAAGAGACTGTGGAAGGTTCTAATACTGGTATTTGGCGTCCTCGTTATAATAGATTTTCTACATTTATTCTTGGAGCATACAAATCAAATTGGGAGGCTGGACTATCAGAGATTGCGAAGGAATTTATCTCTCTGTGCCAAGCCGCAGGCGAATTAGGCTCTGATGACAAGGATATGCTTTATAGTGTATTTGTCATAAGAAAAAATGCTGACTATCGAGCCCTCGAAGATAAAGCCGCTAACATCAGAAACAAATTCTCTTTGTTAGTAAAAGATCTTAATGATATTGAAAGAGCTGAATCTTTATTTCATTCTTTAGTCGAAGCTTTCCCTGAGGATGCCGTCTTTAGAGGACATTTTGCTCGTTTCTTGTATGAGAAAGCAAACATGAGTAAATTTATAACTGTCGATGATCGTTTGTTTATTGATGCACAAGACCAACTTCACCAAGCGTTTGATATTAATCCGGACGATACGGATTTGTATCATATGCAGGGAATGTTACTTCGCCGTAGAATAAACGCTCTCACAAAGATGTTCCATAGAGATCTTCAAACGAAAGAGTTTGAAGAAATAGATGTTCGTGGCATTCGCGATTGCCTTGAAGATTGGGTTCAGCAAGCTTATGAAGCGTTTGAGAAAAGCATCCAATTAAGCCCTGCTAGCCCTTATGGATATGCGGCAGAAAGTCAATTGTTTAAAGAAGCTATAGAGTTTGGCCAAAAATTGCTTCAAGCAACAGATTATACTTTCTGTGAAACTGATTATGTATTTTCAGATTATACAGAAAAGTTGGGAGTTGTTCTTGATATGTTTGAACAAATATGCTATGCATTTAAAAATGACGGATTAACCCAAATTCTTAATTCTTACTACATATATGAAAGTGTAAGAGCATATCATGAAAATCTTGTTGGCAGGAGCAAAGAGTCAATAGATAAATATCGCAAAATGTATAACAATGCAAGTGAAGAGAAGAAATTATTCTATGGTAATTTACTTCTCAAGTCTATTGTATACAGTAAAACTTCTACAAAAAACACTCGCAAGGCATATAGAAATCTGACTAGACAAGAGCGCAAAGAAATTGAAGGAATATTGGAGTTTCAAAAGAACAAAGGTGATGTCAAGAGTTTTGAAACAATGTTTATGCTTAAGCTTTATGGCAACGAAGAATACTCCCTTGATGAGGCCATCGATTTGCTCAAAGAATGGGAAAGTCAATATGACGAAAATAGTCAATTAGGATGGGGGTACTTAAATGCTTGCTTCTATCTAGCAGTTTGTTATTGCGCTAAATCTATTAAGAGAGCTGTTCCTAATCTCGAGTTAACCTCGTTAGCTTCGACTTATTTTAGAAAGTCAGAAGACTTTGCAAAGAGATTTGACAAAGGTACAGTTTTACCTCAATGTTACTTAGGCGAAAGAGATGACATTCATTGCATTATAGACAAGAACATGAAAGATACCGATGCTGACACGGTAACAGGTGTTATACATCATATACACAATAATAAAGGTATCTTAAAGATGCTTTGCGGTGTAGAAGTAACATTTAATGCCAAGGGATTCGAAATACTTCACGATGAAGGTCAAACCCTACGTGGTGTGTTAGGTTTTTCTTATAGTGGACCAGGATTGTATGATTTTAGACCTGAAAATGTAGTTAATAGTTCCGAAATCTATGACGAACAGGATGAAACTGAAACAACATTTGAGGAACTTGAGAAATCTTATGTTCCAACAGAAGTTCTAATAGAAGAAGAGCCAACAGCTGAAGAAATAGAAACGAAGGAAGCGACAGTACTGCAGCCAAGAGTTGTCGGTACTATAGATTTGTCTAAATTTAAGGAGAAAACTATTGATAAAGATGGCAAGAAGAATCTCCATGGTTTTATCAACGATAGACGTGATCGTATAAGTACCCGAACACTCACTTATATTGTCGATAGAAATAATGGATTTGCTCCAGATTGTAATCCTTCGCAATACGACTATCGTGATAATGAAGAGGTTGTATTTGATATTTTTGAAACAATAAATCCGAAAACAAATCTTCCATTCGGATTCGCGATTAATATTAGACCTGCCTGTGAGGAATAA
- a CDS encoding helix-turn-helix transcriptional regulator, whose amino-acid sequence MENLNRIKGALADAGKTGVWLAGQLGKDPVTVSKWCTNTTQPNLQTLAKISEMLKINIRELLVNQNF is encoded by the coding sequence ATGGAAAATCTGAATAGAATCAAAGGAGCATTGGCTGATGCTGGTAAAACTGGTGTCTGGCTTGCCGGTCAATTAGGGAAGGATCCCGTAACGGTTTCCAAGTGGTGCACAAACACCACACAACCCAATTTGCAGACGCTGGCAAAGATTTCGGAGATGCTAAAGATTAACATTCGAGAACTATTGGTAAATCAAAACTTTTAA